The proteins below come from a single Saccharopolyspora sp. SCSIO 74807 genomic window:
- a CDS encoding acyl-CoA dehydrogenase family protein, which yields MNNPLIAEVAADVLGSASPEPADEALPALWSTVVELDWPLVSIDEDSAGAGGTLDDLLTLISAVAGSGISLPLAEAAVARWALVDSGHDPAGLVVPASADAEGALHDVPWARHAQHLVVWREQSAPLLVDLAESRIERSTNLAGEPRDTVVLPESGGVALPQAPSRPEMLARAALLNAAGIVGAARGAHEITRAHVTQRHQFGRPLIAVKSVASALATMRTDLVSAEAALGRAREAHERDDAETLLAGTATAKIRAARAATSIARNAHQLHGAMGVTQEHSLHHVTRKLWAWRDEHGSERSWAIWLGREARALGEDALWTDLTAGA from the coding sequence GTGAACAACCCGTTGATCGCCGAGGTCGCCGCGGACGTTCTCGGGTCCGCTTCCCCGGAACCGGCCGACGAAGCGCTTCCCGCGCTCTGGTCCACAGTGGTCGAACTGGACTGGCCCCTCGTCTCCATCGACGAGGATTCCGCCGGAGCGGGCGGAACTTTGGACGATCTGCTCACGCTGATCTCCGCGGTCGCCGGGAGCGGTATTTCGCTTCCGCTGGCCGAGGCCGCAGTCGCCCGCTGGGCACTCGTCGACAGCGGGCACGACCCGGCGGGCCTCGTCGTGCCCGCGTCCGCCGATGCCGAAGGCGCGCTGCACGATGTCCCGTGGGCCCGGCACGCGCAGCACTTGGTGGTGTGGCGGGAACAAAGCGCACCATTGCTCGTCGACCTGGCGGAGTCCCGGATCGAACGCAGCACGAACCTGGCCGGTGAACCGCGCGACACGGTCGTCCTTCCCGAGTCCGGTGGAGTCGCATTGCCGCAGGCGCCTTCCCGGCCGGAAATGCTGGCCAGAGCCGCACTGCTGAACGCGGCCGGAATCGTCGGCGCGGCACGCGGGGCGCACGAGATCACCCGCGCGCACGTCACGCAGCGCCACCAGTTCGGACGTCCGTTGATCGCGGTGAAATCGGTGGCCAGCGCGCTCGCCACGATGCGGACGGATCTGGTCTCGGCGGAAGCCGCGCTCGGCCGCGCCCGCGAGGCGCACGAACGCGACGATGCCGAGACGTTGCTGGCCGGTACCGCCACCGCCAAGATCCGTGCCGCACGCGCGGCGACCTCCATCGCACGCAACGCCCACCAGCTGCACGGCGCGATGGGCGTGACGCAGGAGCACTCATTGCACCACGTGACCCGGAAGCTGTGGGCGTGGCGTGACGAGCACGGCAGCGAACGCAGCTGGGCCATCTGGCTCGGGCGGGAAGCCCGCGCGCTCGGCGAAGATGCACTGTGGACGGATCTGACCGCCGGAGCGTGA